taggtagatagtatcgctcgccatttttgttctttcattgccgaactaccagacgagggatctatttgccaaaccgttaaacattatcatgtcgtagctcctatgataataaatcaaacgcactgtaattcagaaaataattgagtggcaaataacgtcctcgtgtgctttctgcgaatgccaacgaaagagccaaaatagcgggcgattatattaagtatttatcgagccttaggaaatgcatgacgtcttcatcagcgaattataagacgcacacgtttaaatgtagccgatctgcaacgtgattggctgccggaaattaaagcgacgggactttttttttttatacctgCATCGTGTCCcggtggatcgtgtcccggtatAGCTCAAATTGAAAGAGCGCTCAGTgggcacagctgagaggtcccgggttcgattcaaggtgccagaacgaatttttctcaaattaatagatatttacaaaATGGATACTTATAGTcactgattattcaatgaggatggcgagacctcatacaagaatatatgtatataatttgtgatggacaaagccaaggtttcTCACTACTTTTCTCAGGGTTCCCCGTTTCCCTCCATCATTCTACTGTCACACTTCctttcattatcataattatttcaaACGTATTCACCCGAAATGGTGCAGATTGGTATACAGATAGCATCAGTCTGAGAAAGCTTAGTGCCCTCTCTGGTGTTGGGGGCCTGAAGGGGCACTCATGTGGAATTTTCATCAGAACCATAAGTCTAGGTGGATGAAGCGGCAAATGGTACCACACAGCCGAGTCACGGTATCTACAAATAAAGCGGCCATTTGGACTTCAGCAATCATTCCTAAGTATAGGAATGCTAAGGCACATTAAGCTCTATCGAGACAGGCTCCTCCTCCGTAAAACGGGGAGGAGTATTGAGCTAGCTACTGATAACGAATCTATCTTTTATGCCTTCCCTCAATGATCAAGTCAACACATAGCTACGAAAATTTATACATTTGTACATACGGTATATGGAcggcctggtagctcagttggtagagcagctggctacggactggaaggtccggggttcgatcccaggtggtgccaaactttcagaacggccctgaggtccactcagcctcctataaaattgagtaccgggtctttcccgggggtaaaaggcggtcagagcgtggtgccgaccacatcacctcattctagtgccgaggtcatggaaagcatggggctctacctccatgccccccaagtgccttcatggcatgttacagggatacctttaccttttacatacagtatatgacAAGATGCAAAAatccaggggcgaatgctagtcacgaaagttaggcttgctcttttattcataggagcagatgggaggatataataattcataattaatcaaaataatcagacccacatagcctatataatttattttataattatgaaatcattgagtcatggatcatattcgcttatcagatgtagaagttcgatataatataacaaacatggccaacaaaacagtttatttagtttttttcgaccctgccaaccaatgcatattgttatattgagctgcactgaacgagcgcacatattctttataatgtctgtcttctcttgaatagtcctttgggaaaatggatttaataataaggttttaataacacaaaattccgaagtcattgcaatacttcaaattagtgtttaagaattaataatacatgcagcagctaacacatgcatttcgctcatacaattacattgcactcgcaaatcacagcacattcccgctgtcaatactgctctgtgtaacgttaaatagtcgttggtgtagctctcggaccagagcttcaaacaacacataacagaagcatttgcgcctaggacggactaaggaggaaggcacttgcgcgcgcatcatattcacgctatttctacgtctttcctgtagctccgagaaacgagcaagcgttgcgatacttgcggtgtgcaacctgcggatggtattacgcctatacagtattccaaaaatcaaaataaattttaatgtacgtaatcccattttgagaaatacacattctacgaaaatattgggcttgcgcagcaagcatagcatgccctgagaaatcgcccctgcaaAAATCCCATGTTGACTTCTTGAAAGTCTCAAATCacaatacattaatattaatatttctttgcACAGATCGACAAGTGTGGGCAGCTGTGGGTGATCGACGCAGGCGAAGTGGACACCTTCACCAACGCATCGAAGCGTATTTGTCAGCCACAAGTTTTGGCATTTGATATCACGAACGACAAATTCCTGTGGCGGTACAAGTTGCCAGATGACATGGTCAAAGGACGGTCACTGTTAGGGAATGTGGAAGTACTGTTGAAGAACAGCTGCAAGAACGCCTATGTCTACATGGCTGACCTGCAAGGCTATCGTGTCGTCGTGCTGGACGCAGTCACTCCACGATCATGGATCGCCAACAGCAACCTCTTCTACCCATACCCATTTGACGGCCACTTCGACATCAATGGGCGACAGTTCGATCTCATGGACGGAGTGTTTGGTATGGCACTCTCCCCACAAGATCCAACGACCGGAGACAGCACGATGTACTTCCACAGTCTGGCCAGCACTTGGGAATCCATGGTATCCACAAGGACTCTTAACAAAGAGTCCAACTTCAGGAATGGCCAAAGTCCAACCACAGAATTCTCATACTCAATAGGACAAAGGTCGGGACAAGCTGGACCCTCTGCCATGGACAAGCAAGGGAGAGCGCTATTCTTCAGCATCCTGCCTAAGAATTCGCTTAATTGCTGGAGCCCGAGACTCCAGTACAGATCGGAGAACATTGTGCAATTAATGCGTAATGACGAGACTTTTCAATTCAACTCAGGATTAAAGGTAATCTACAGGCTAACTCCAAGATAAATGTAGGGACAAGCCACAAACAAAATGAAAGCTAGAAAGTATTTCCTAAATTAGCTTATTCTTAAGACTTCTGACATAAATCTACGTCTTTCTTCTCACTAGACAGGGGACGTGAGGTAACTTGAGAATAAACCATCACATAAAATGTAACTCCCACACGCTGCTACaagaggaatacgaggagaaaAGGGGGattacaagaacaaggggaatacaaggagaatcaGACATAAGGAGAataggggaatacaagaataatgaaaggaaataaggagaatacaaggaataccaggaaaatacaaagagaacaaggggaatacgagaactaggggaagataaggagaaacgggcaatacaaggagaacaaggggaagatacgGAGAAAAGggtgaatacaaagagaaagagtggaggacaaggagaacaagggaaagagaatgggaaaaaggggaagacaataataaggggaattcaaggagagcATGAGAAAGATAATAAGAAAAGACaaagacaaagagaacgaggGGAGACAGGAAGAATGgagacaagggaaatacaaggagaacaggaggaatacaaggagggcaaggggaatacaagaaaaacaagggcaATACAAGAAGAACACAGATAATACAAAGACTGTTGTGCATGCAAATTCGTTGGTTAGGACAGGAAACTGGCACTTTTGCACTCACACGTAGTTATATGTAAGATAAgcaacatagtaaagctatgcacgtgtcaatttttttctctgttatttaacaacactgtatcaactaatagTTTAACTGGTaatagcgaaatagtatttgacgagatgaatccgaggattcgccatggattatgtacttgacattcaccttatagttgagggaaacccaaccaggtaatcagcctaagcggaaaTCGAATCCGCGTCCcaccgcaactccggattggcaggcaagcgcctccgctgactgagctatgctggtggctctTCTGGTATGTCAACCCTTACAATGAATAATCACATCTTCAAGATTATTTAAATATCAATTTACATTAAATGACATCATCAGAACAAGAGCTTTCCATTTAACACTTAAAAGAAAATCACAGTCACAGAGACAATACACCAAAGaaaacaaactgaccagcaaaaatttccagcatTACGGCCGACTGAGGAAAGTTGTGCAGGATAAAAGTAGGGTATTGCAATCCTATGTAGGTTTCAGGGAGCaggtaaatactgtaattattatgattattattattattattattattattattattattattattattattacaatggcaGTCATCAGCAAAGTGTTTAAACCCTCACTAGTGCAGAAACATACGAGGATTAAAGCTTATAAAACATTGGCAAGACCAGTACTAACTTATGTTTGTGAGGCTTGGACTTTGAAGGAAAGAGATAAAACCCGAACAGTAGCCAACGAGATGAAATTCCTGCGAAGAacagctggctatactagattagaccGTAAAAAGAGCGAAGATGTTCTTCAAGAGCTTGAAATATCTTCTATTTTGAATTACATCTATAGTTACAGAACTAACTGACTGCAACATGTTCACCACATGGAAAAGACTCTCATTTCTCATCACATTTTTATCTACTATCCAAGAGGGAAGAGAACACTAGGAAGATCTTCAAAAAGATGGGTTGAGACCGTAATGGGCCATTAGCCTCAATAATtgtaggacgatgatgatgataatgattattattattattattattattattattattattattattattactttttactgtATAACGTCGCTGctattatagcctatacattactaatccttcttttttttttccccattgttggtaactctatagcatctattagatgctttatggttgtgctaacagatggagttacttgtcaacaatgtgacgctgaaacgtgtgttcaagtta
This sequence is a window from Periplaneta americana isolate PAMFEO1 chromosome 2, P.americana_PAMFEO1_priV1, whole genome shotgun sequence. Protein-coding genes within it:
- the LOC138694927 gene encoding dopaminechrome tautomerase-like, with product MQFPSPLVLLLMVATPLRAADPFQIVYQWKEVDYNFPSQQMRNNAINSGAYKVGNAVPLDMDVSNLDPYNRLFVTTPRFLPGVPATLNTVDPANGLLTPYPDWSWHTQGDCDGITSVLRTKIDKCGQLWVIDAGEVDTFTNASKRICQPQVLAFDITNDKFLWRYKLPDDMVKGRSLLGNVEVLLKNSCKNAYVYMADLQGYRVVVLDAVTPRSWIANSNLFYPYPFDGHFDINGRQFDLMDGVFGMALSPQDPTTGDSTMYFHSLASTWESMVSTRTLNKESNFRNGQSPTTEFSYSIGQRSGQAGPSAMDKQGRALFFSILPKNSLNCWSPRLQYRSENIVQLMRNDETFQFNSGLKIKEDANGREWLFALTSQLQNIITGSWDKNAVKYRILKAPVDVLVQGTTCA